The Streptomyces sp. HSG2 genome has a segment encoding these proteins:
- a CDS encoding DegV family protein has translation MSRHVAIVTDSTAHLPVRAMERGGITAVPLTVVLGDQAIDEGSENSTRALAEALRKHHPVTTSRPSPERFAETYRAIARSGAAGVVSLHLSAELSGTYDAAVLAARRAPIPVRVVDTKTIAMALGYSALAAADVARTDGSVDEVAAAAEKRAAATSAYFYVDTLDYLRRGGRIGAARALLGSALAVKPLLRLDEGRIEPMEKVRTASRAIARLEEIAVERAGGAQVDVAVHHLAAPERASALADRLRSRLPSLGDLHVSEVGAVIGAHTGPGLLGVVVAPR, from the coding sequence ATGTCCCGTCATGTCGCCATCGTCACCGATTCAACGGCCCACCTTCCGGTCCGGGCGATGGAGCGGGGCGGCATCACCGCGGTGCCCCTGACCGTGGTCCTGGGCGACCAGGCGATCGACGAGGGTTCGGAGAACTCCACCCGGGCGCTGGCCGAGGCCCTGCGCAAGCACCACCCGGTGACCACCTCCCGCCCCAGCCCCGAGCGGTTCGCCGAGACCTATCGCGCGATCGCCCGGTCCGGAGCGGCCGGAGTCGTCTCCCTCCACCTCTCGGCCGAACTGTCGGGCACCTACGACGCCGCGGTCCTGGCGGCACGCCGAGCACCGATTCCGGTGCGGGTCGTCGACACCAAGACGATCGCCATGGCCCTCGGCTACTCCGCGCTCGCCGCGGCCGACGTCGCCAGGACCGACGGCTCGGTGGACGAGGTCGCCGCGGCGGCCGAGAAGCGCGCCGCCGCGACCTCGGCCTACTTCTACGTCGACACCCTCGACTACCTGCGCCGGGGCGGGAGGATCGGCGCCGCGCGAGCACTCCTGGGCTCCGCGCTCGCCGTGAAGCCGCTGCTGCGACTCGACGAGGGCCGGATCGAGCCGATGGAGAAGGTCAGGACCGCCTCGCGGGCCATCGCCCGACTGGAGGAGATCGCCGTCGAGCGGGCCGGAGGGGCCCAGGTCGACGTCGCCGTCCATCACCTCGCGGCCCCGGAACGCGCCTCCGCCCTCGCCGACCGACTGCGCTCCCGCCTTCCCTCGCTCGGCGACCTGCACGTCAGCGAGGTCGGTGCGGTGATCGGCGCGCACACCGGACCCGGTCTGCTGGGGGTCGTCGTCGCTCCTCGCTAG
- a CDS encoding helix-hairpin-helix domain-containing protein: protein MPGTGPGGAAVARGPIARERGDAREPRSPDETRRPSGSETFPEERGAPPGRGRRVVLALVERLPLWLQTRCALERRGAVALGLLFAAVSVFAVHHYWTGRTHPVGPPEVVRPATAAGPVEEERPPPVLTPRPGGPGFTPPGAEIVVDVGGEVRRPGVHRLPAGSRVEDALRAAGGVRGGTETEGLNRARFLVDGEQVLVGIAAVPPPPGDPREISSGPAGELRGGAPLGPVSLNTATPDQLDTLPGVGPVLARRIVEHRARNGGFRSVEELREVNGIGDRRFADLSPLVRP from the coding sequence GTGCCGGGGACCGGACCGGGCGGTGCGGCCGTCGCCCGGGGGCCGATCGCCCGGGAGCGGGGAGACGCTCGCGAACCCCGCTCTCCCGACGAGACACGACGCCCCTCGGGGAGCGAGACGTTTCCCGAGGAGCGGGGGGCGCCGCCCGGCCGGGGGCGCCGGGTCGTACTCGCGCTGGTGGAACGCCTGCCGCTGTGGCTCCAGACGCGCTGCGCCTTGGAACGCCGTGGCGCCGTCGCCCTCGGGTTGCTCTTCGCCGCCGTGTCCGTGTTCGCCGTGCACCACTACTGGACGGGCAGGACACACCCTGTCGGCCCACCCGAGGTGGTCCGCCCGGCGACGGCCGCCGGGCCCGTCGAGGAGGAGCGACCACCTCCGGTCCTCACACCGCGACCCGGGGGCCCCGGGTTCACGCCTCCGGGGGCCGAGATCGTGGTGGACGTCGGAGGCGAGGTCCGCCGCCCCGGCGTCCACCGACTGCCCGCCGGATCACGGGTGGAGGACGCCCTGCGCGCCGCCGGCGGAGTGCGGGGCGGCACCGAGACCGAGGGGCTGAACCGGGCCCGGTTCCTCGTCGACGGCGAACAGGTGCTCGTCGGCATCGCCGCTGTCCCTCCACCGCCCGGAGACCCACGCGAGATCTCGTCCGGCCCGGCCGGGGAGCTTCGGGGCGGAGCGCCCCTCGGCCCCGTCTCGCTGAACACGGCCACCCCCGACCAGCTCGACACCTTGCCCGGAGTCGGCCCCGTCCTCGCACGCCGCATCGTCGAGCACCGTGCCCGGAACGGCGGGTTCCGATCGGTGGAGGAGCTACGCGAGGTGAACGGCATCGGCGACCGTCGCTTCGCGGACCTGAGCCCGCTGGTACGGCCTTGA
- a CDS encoding ComEC/Rec2 family competence protein: MPAKRRPGYDTAPPGGRSGGHDATNLPRVPAENPPEGPRARGPSDLRLVPPALAVWGTAALLTGMPPTPAIAVTTVSLLAALVLLYLDRLSRPERGPRPAARPGGTGAPRRRARSGLPRCLARVGSAPAAVLLGVAASAASAGLHGADPHRGPVPEQARGHATITADVEVTGDPKEIRPRHGGPRPATPAVSIRADVRRVVRADGSTLATRTPVLLIVFPGRFDTAGEAVAGPSSDPAARPSAATAWLGLLPTTRLRVTAQAAPPARPRDRIAAVLRIRDTAAPEVTAGPSAAQRLAGRLREGLREATDGLPADPRALLPGLVVGDTTRITADLEEAFAATDLAHTLAVSGSNLTITLALLLGAPGTAGRTERRGAAPLLGLSLRATAVAGGVLCIGFVVVCRPEPSVLRAAACGGVALLALATGRRRTLLPALAAAVLLLVLYDPWLARSYGFLLSVLATGALLTLAPRWSASLRRRGVPPRLAEASAAAMAAQAVCAPVVVVLSARVSLVAVPCNLLAEVALAPATVLGFGALGIAPLAMPVAEALAWCAGWPAGWLAAVARCGAALPGASVAWPATWGGAALLALAVTAVALTGRHLSRRPWWCGALALALTLAVVRPDPLPRLVGGWPPPGWRLVMCDVGQGDALVLSAGPHTGVVVDAGPDPASVDRCLRSLGVTRVPLVVLTHFHADHVGGLSGVLRGRRVGAIETTGLEEPAGQAAAVRALASRSRIPLRHAAAGEARRSGSLTWQVVWPPATPAAVPGTDGPNDASVTLLVRTAGLRLLLLGDLEPPAQRALDRSYGTALADVDVVKVAHHGSAGQDEDFLRRVRPRLALVSCGADNSYGHPAPRTLAALRAGGATVLRTDRDGAVAVTGTAADLRVAVHRRPARSRARGTRARRRLPGRPRDSTRPGGGTDSADSTGRSGRVPPCRPPPVGTARPAGEWRA, encoded by the coding sequence ATGCCGGCGAAGCGCCGCCCGGGCTACGACACCGCGCCGCCCGGGGGCCGATCGGGCGGGCACGACGCGACGAACCTCCCCCGCGTCCCCGCCGAGAATCCCCCGGAGGGGCCCCGCGCTCGGGGCCCGTCCGATCTCAGGCTCGTGCCACCCGCCCTCGCCGTCTGGGGCACGGCCGCGCTGCTGACGGGCATGCCCCCGACACCGGCAATCGCGGTGACCACCGTGTCCCTCCTGGCCGCCCTCGTCCTGCTGTACCTCGACCGCCTCTCGCGGCCGGAACGCGGCCCCCGCCCGGCTGCCCGGCCTGGCGGGACGGGCGCCCCCCGCCGCCGCGCCCGCTCCGGACTCCCGAGGTGCCTCGCGCGAGTCGGCTCCGCGCCCGCCGCCGTGCTCCTCGGCGTCGCCGCGTCCGCCGCGTCGGCCGGTCTGCACGGAGCGGACCCGCACCGGGGACCCGTCCCGGAACAGGCCCGCGGCCATGCCACCATCACCGCGGACGTCGAGGTGACCGGTGATCCCAAGGAGATCCGCCCCCGCCACGGCGGTCCGCGCCCGGCCACCCCCGCCGTGTCCATCCGGGCCGACGTCCGCCGAGTCGTGCGGGCGGACGGTTCGACGCTCGCCACCCGGACGCCCGTGCTGCTGATCGTCTTCCCGGGTCGGTTCGACACCGCCGGCGAGGCCGTAGCCGGCCCCTCGTCGGACCCGGCCGCGCGACCGTCCGCCGCGACGGCATGGCTGGGGTTGCTGCCGACCACCCGGTTGCGCGTCACGGCCCAGGCCGCGCCGCCGGCCCGGCCCCGGGATCGGATCGCGGCGGTTCTGCGCATCCGGGACACGGCGGCGCCGGAGGTGACCGCCGGGCCGTCGGCGGCCCAGCGGCTGGCGGGCCGGCTCCGCGAAGGCCTTCGCGAGGCGACGGACGGCCTCCCCGCGGACCCGAGGGCGCTGCTGCCCGGACTCGTCGTGGGGGACACCACGCGGATCACCGCCGACCTGGAGGAGGCATTCGCCGCGACCGACCTCGCGCACACGCTCGCCGTGTCCGGATCGAACCTCACGATCACGCTGGCGCTCCTGCTCGGTGCGCCCGGGACCGCCGGCCGCACAGAGCGGCGGGGGGCGGCCCCGTTGCTCGGACTCTCCCTGCGCGCCACCGCGGTCGCCGGAGGGGTCCTGTGCATCGGGTTCGTCGTGGTGTGCCGGCCCGAGCCCAGCGTGCTGCGTGCGGCGGCCTGCGGCGGCGTGGCCCTGCTGGCCCTGGCCACCGGACGGCGCAGAACCCTCCTCCCCGCCCTGGCCGCGGCCGTCCTGCTCCTGGTGCTCTACGACCCCTGGCTCGCCCGCAGTTACGGCTTCCTGCTGTCGGTGCTGGCCACGGGCGCCCTGCTCACCCTCGCCCCCCGCTGGAGCGCCTCGCTCCGTCGTCGTGGCGTCCCACCCCGCCTCGCCGAGGCGTCGGCCGCCGCGATGGCGGCGCAGGCCGTCTGTGCCCCGGTGGTCGTCGTGCTGTCGGCCCGGGTCAGCCTGGTGGCGGTACCGTGCAACCTCCTCGCCGAGGTGGCCCTCGCCCCTGCCACCGTCCTGGGGTTCGGCGCGCTCGGGATCGCTCCCCTGGCCATGCCGGTCGCCGAGGCTCTCGCGTGGTGCGCGGGCTGGCCTGCGGGATGGCTCGCCGCCGTCGCCCGGTGCGGCGCCGCGCTGCCGGGGGCGTCGGTCGCCTGGCCGGCGACCTGGGGTGGGGCGGCCCTGCTCGCCCTGGCCGTCACCGCGGTGGCGCTCACCGGCCGGCACCTGTCGCGCCGTCCGTGGTGGTGTGGGGCTCTGGCGCTCGCCCTGACGCTGGCGGTGGTCCGACCCGACCCCTTGCCCCGCCTGGTCGGAGGTTGGCCGCCGCCCGGATGGCGACTGGTGATGTGCGATGTCGGGCAGGGAGACGCCCTGGTCCTCTCGGCGGGGCCGCACACCGGAGTGGTCGTGGACGCCGGACCCGACCCCGCCTCCGTGGACCGTTGCCTGAGGTCGCTCGGGGTGACCCGTGTCCCCCTCGTCGTCCTGACGCACTTCCACGCCGACCACGTCGGCGGGCTGTCGGGGGTGCTGCGCGGGCGTCGGGTCGGGGCGATCGAGACGACCGGGCTGGAGGAGCCCGCCGGACAGGCCGCGGCGGTGCGTGCCCTCGCCTCGCGGAGCCGAATCCCCCTTCGGCACGCCGCCGCCGGGGAGGCGCGTCGGTCGGGGTCGTTGACCTGGCAGGTCGTCTGGCCGCCTGCCACCCCCGCCGCGGTCCCCGGCACGGACGGCCCCAACGACGCCAGCGTCACCCTGCTGGTCCGCACGGCGGGGCTGCGGCTCCTCCTCCTCGGTGATCTCGAACCGCCGGCCCAGCGGGCGCTGGACCGTTCGTACGGGACGGCGTTGGCGGACGTGGACGTGGTCAAGGTGGCGCACCACGGCTCGGCCGGTCAGGACGAGGATTTCCTGCGGCGTGTCCGTCCGCGCCTGGCGCTCGTCTCCTGCGGCGCGGACAACTCCTACGGGCATCCCGCCCCGCGCACACTGGCCGCGTTGCGGGCCGGGGGAGCGACCGTGCTGCGAACCGACCGCGACGGTGCCGTGGCGGTCACGGGCACGGCGGCCGATCTTCGGGTGGCCGTCCACCGACGCCCCGCCCGCTCTCGCGCCCGGGGCACCCGTGCCCGGCGTCGCCTCCCCGGCCGGCCTCGGGACTCGACCCGCCCGGGCGGCGGGACCGACTCCGCGGACTCCACCGGCCGATCGGGCCGGGTCCCGCCGTGTCGACCGCCGCCGGTGGGCACCGCGCGGCCCGCGGGAGAATGGCGCGCGTGA
- the holA gene encoding DNA polymerase III subunit delta codes for MARKTANDDPLAPVTLAVGPEELLLDRAVREVVDAARAADPDTDVRDLTPDRLPPGALAEWTSPSLFAERKVLVFRAAQDLSADTVKDLKAYLAAPAEEIVLVLLHAGGAKGKGVLDAARRVGAREVACPKMTKPAERLGFVRGEFRAAGRSAAPEACQALVDAIGGDLRELASAVAQLAADVEGPIDEEVVGRYYTGRAEASSFTVADRAVEGRAAEALEALRWSLSTGVAPVLITSALAQGVRAIGRLSAARGGRPADLARELGMPPWKVDRVRRQAAGWTPDAVAAALRAVAVADAGVKGGGDDPGYALERAVVAVARAARSRGGR; via the coding sequence ATGGCCAGGAAGACTGCGAACGACGACCCTCTCGCCCCGGTGACCCTCGCGGTGGGGCCCGAGGAGCTGCTGCTCGACCGCGCCGTACGGGAGGTGGTCGACGCCGCGCGGGCGGCCGATCCCGACACCGACGTGCGCGACCTGACGCCGGATCGGTTGCCTCCCGGAGCGCTGGCCGAGTGGACCAGCCCGTCGTTGTTCGCCGAGCGGAAGGTCCTCGTCTTCCGCGCCGCGCAGGACCTGTCCGCGGACACGGTCAAGGACTTGAAGGCCTACCTGGCCGCGCCGGCGGAGGAGATCGTCCTCGTGCTGCTGCACGCGGGAGGCGCGAAGGGCAAGGGTGTGCTGGACGCCGCGCGGCGCGTGGGCGCGCGCGAGGTCGCCTGCCCGAAGATGACCAAGCCGGCGGAGCGGCTCGGCTTCGTCCGCGGCGAGTTCCGTGCCGCCGGGCGGTCGGCGGCTCCGGAGGCCTGCCAGGCCCTGGTCGACGCGATCGGTGGCGACCTGCGGGAGTTGGCGTCGGCGGTGGCCCAGCTCGCGGCGGACGTCGAGGGCCCGATCGACGAGGAGGTCGTGGGTCGGTACTACACGGGGCGGGCCGAGGCTTCCAGTTTCACCGTCGCCGATCGCGCGGTGGAGGGGCGGGCCGCGGAGGCTTTGGAGGCCCTGCGGTGGTCGCTGTCCACCGGGGTGGCTCCGGTGCTGATCACCAGTGCGCTGGCACAGGGCGTCCGGGCGATCGGCAGACTGTCCGCCGCCCGAGGGGGGCGACCCGCCGATCTCGCCCGGGAGTTGGGCATGCCGCCGTGGAAGGTGGACCGGGTGCGCAGACAGGCGGCCGGATGGACGCCCGACGCGGTGGCGGCGGCCCTGCGCGCGGTGGCGGTCGCCGACGCGGGGGTGAAGGGCGGCGGCGACGACCCCGGGTACGCGCTGGAGAGGGCGGTCGTCGCGGTCGCCCGCGCGGCGCGCTCCCGGGGAGGTCGGTGA
- the rpsT gene encoding 30S ribosomal protein S20: MANIKSQMKRIKTNEKARLRNKAVKSSLKTAIRKAREAAAAGDVEKATEYQRAAARRLDKAASKGVIHKNQAANKKSALAQRVADLKG, translated from the coding sequence GTGGCGAACATCAAGTCCCAGATGAAGCGGATCAAGACCAACGAGAAGGCGCGGCTGCGCAACAAGGCCGTCAAGTCCTCGCTGAAGACCGCGATCCGCAAGGCTCGCGAGGCCGCTGCCGCGGGTGACGTGGAGAAGGCCACCGAGTACCAGCGCGCCGCCGCGCGCCGGCTCGACAAGGCCGCCTCCAAGGGTGTCATCCACAAGAACCAGGCCGCCAACAAGAAGTCGGCTCTGGCCCAGCGGGTCGCCGACCTCAAGGGCTGA
- the lepA gene encoding translation elongation factor 4: MPAIPSHVPEPSRTDPALIRNFCIIAHIDHGKSTLADRMLQLTGVVEQRQMRAQYLDRMDIERERGITIKSQAVRLPWAPTRDKDSTHILNMIDTPGHVDFTYEVSRSLAACEGTVLLVDAAQGIEAQTLANLYLAMENDLTIIPVLNKIDLPAAQPEKFAEELANLVGCEPDDVLKVSAKTGLGVEDLLDKVVADVPPPVGVADAPARAMIFDSVYDSYRGVVTYVRVVDGRLNKRERIRMMSTGATHELLEIGTNSPEMQAADGLGVGEVGYLITGVKDVRQSKVGDTVTSQHKGAEGALGGYKDPKPMVFSGLYPLDGSDYPELREALDKLQLNDAALVYEPETSAALGFGFRVGFLGLLHLDVVRERLEREFGLDLIATAPNVVYRVIMEDGEEIQVTNPSEFPEGKIAEVFEPVVRATLLAPTEFIGAIMELCQTRRGNLLGMDYLSEDRVEIRYTLPLAEIVFDFFDQLKSKTRGYASLDYEPTGEQSSSLVKVDILLHGDKVDAFSAITHKEQAYAYGVRLVAKLKELIPRQNFEVPVQAAIGSRVIARETIRAIRKDVLAKCYGGDISRKRKLLEKQKEGKKRMKMVGSVEVPQEAFIAVLSSDDGGGKSGKAKG, translated from the coding sequence GTGCCCGCGATCCCTAGCCATGTGCCCGAGCCGAGCCGAACCGACCCGGCTCTGATCCGCAACTTCTGCATCATCGCGCACATCGACCACGGCAAGTCCACCCTCGCCGACCGGATGCTGCAACTGACCGGGGTGGTCGAGCAGCGGCAGATGCGCGCCCAGTACCTCGACCGGATGGACATCGAGCGCGAGCGCGGCATCACGATCAAGTCCCAGGCGGTGCGACTGCCGTGGGCGCCCACCCGCGACAAGGACAGCACGCACATCCTCAACATGATCGACACGCCGGGCCACGTCGACTTCACGTACGAGGTCTCGCGTTCGCTCGCCGCGTGCGAGGGGACCGTGTTGCTGGTCGACGCCGCTCAGGGCATCGAGGCGCAGACCCTCGCCAACCTGTATCTGGCGATGGAGAACGACCTCACGATCATCCCGGTGTTGAACAAGATCGACCTGCCGGCCGCACAGCCCGAGAAGTTCGCCGAGGAACTCGCCAACCTGGTGGGTTGCGAGCCGGACGACGTCCTGAAGGTCTCGGCCAAGACCGGCCTCGGCGTCGAGGATCTGTTGGACAAGGTCGTCGCCGACGTGCCGCCGCCCGTAGGGGTCGCCGACGCCCCGGCCCGCGCGATGATCTTCGATTCGGTCTACGACTCCTACCGAGGCGTGGTGACCTACGTCAGGGTCGTCGACGGACGGCTCAACAAGCGCGAGCGGATCCGGATGATGTCCACAGGCGCCACGCACGAGCTGCTGGAGATCGGCACCAACTCGCCCGAGATGCAGGCCGCCGACGGTCTCGGTGTCGGCGAGGTGGGCTACCTCATCACCGGGGTGAAGGACGTCCGACAGTCCAAGGTGGGGGACACCGTCACCAGCCAGCACAAGGGCGCCGAGGGCGCGCTGGGCGGCTACAAGGACCCCAAGCCGATGGTGTTCTCGGGTCTCTACCCGCTGGACGGCTCCGACTACCCGGAGCTGCGCGAGGCGCTGGACAAGCTCCAGCTCAACGACGCGGCCCTGGTCTACGAGCCGGAGACCTCCGCGGCGCTCGGCTTCGGCTTCCGCGTCGGCTTCCTCGGCCTGTTGCACCTGGACGTGGTCCGGGAACGCCTGGAGCGGGAGTTCGGGCTCGACCTGATCGCCACGGCGCCCAACGTCGTCTACCGCGTGATCATGGAGGACGGCGAGGAGATCCAGGTCACCAACCCCAGCGAGTTCCCCGAAGGCAAGATCGCCGAGGTTTTCGAACCGGTCGTGCGGGCGACCCTCCTGGCCCCCACCGAGTTCATCGGGGCGATCATGGAGCTGTGCCAGACCCGGCGCGGCAACCTGCTCGGCATGGACTACCTCTCGGAGGATCGGGTGGAGATCCGCTACACCCTCCCGCTCGCCGAGATCGTCTTCGACTTCTTCGACCAGTTGAAGTCCAAGACCCGGGGTTACGCCTCGCTGGACTACGAGCCCACCGGAGAGCAGTCCAGCTCGCTCGTCAAGGTCGACATCCTGCTGCACGGCGACAAGGTCGACGCCTTCTCCGCCATCACCCACAAGGAGCAGGCATACGCCTACGGGGTGAGGCTCGTCGCCAAGCTGAAGGAGCTGATCCCGCGCCAGAACTTCGAGGTGCCGGTCCAGGCCGCCATCGGCTCCCGCGTGATCGCCCGTGAGACCATCCGCGCCATCCGCAAGGACGTCCTCGCCAAGTGCTACGGCGGTGACATCTCCCGCAAGCGGAAGCTGCTGGAGAAGCAGAAGGAGGGCAAGAAGCGCATGAAGATGGTCGGCTCGGTGGAGGTCCCCCAGGAAGCCTTCATCGCGGTGCTCTCCAGCGACGACGGCGGAGGCAAGTCCGGCAAGGCCAAGGGCTGA
- a CDS encoding long-chain fatty acid--CoA ligase, with translation MSDTQTLIENRPPSVAALFLERVAATPDAEAYRYPVPPAAGEGPDDWESLSWGEAGERVCAIAAGLIELGVLPEQRVALASSTRVEWILVDLGIMCAGAATTTVYPQTNAEESAYILADSESRVLVAEDAEQLAKARANRPELPALTRVVVIDPAGADTGEDWIVTLDEVEALGRNRLREEPELVKERVGALTKDRLATLIYTSGTTGRPKGVRLPHDNWSYMAKAIAATGLSRPDDVQYLWLPLAHVFGKVLTSGQIEVGHVSAVDGRVDRIVENLPVVRPTYMAAVPRIFEKVYNGVAAKARAGGAAKYKIFQWAAGVAREYARVTQDNFRRTGTPSAPYGLAARHKVADALVYAKIREAFGGRLRASVSGSAALAPEIGYFFAGAGIRVLEGYGLTESSAASFVNPVEAFRTGTVGKPLPGTEVRIADDGEILLRGPGIMEGYHKLPAKTAEVLEPDGWLHTGDIGELSPDGYLRITDRKKDLIKTSSGKYVAPAEVEGQFKAVCPYVSNILVHGADRNYCTALIALDEVALGQWAEERGLGDRSYAEIVADPATVEMVDGYVTRLNENLQRWQTIKRFRLLPRDLDVEHGEITPSLKLKRPVVEREYQHLIEEMYEGTRER, from the coding sequence GTGAGCGATACACAGACACTGATCGAGAACCGTCCGCCCTCCGTCGCGGCGCTCTTCCTGGAGCGGGTGGCGGCCACACCGGACGCGGAGGCCTACCGTTACCCGGTTCCGCCCGCCGCCGGAGAGGGCCCGGACGACTGGGAGTCGCTGAGCTGGGGCGAGGCCGGCGAGCGCGTCTGCGCCATCGCCGCGGGCCTGATCGAGTTGGGAGTCCTCCCCGAGCAGCGGGTGGCGCTGGCCTCGTCGACCCGGGTCGAGTGGATCCTGGTCGACCTGGGCATCATGTGCGCGGGCGCGGCGACGACCACCGTCTATCCACAGACCAACGCGGAGGAGTCCGCCTACATCCTCGCGGACTCCGAGAGCCGTGTCCTGGTCGCGGAGGACGCCGAGCAGCTCGCGAAGGCCCGTGCCAACCGACCGGAGCTGCCGGCACTCACCCGGGTGGTGGTGATCGACCCGGCCGGCGCGGACACCGGCGAGGACTGGATCGTCACGTTGGACGAGGTCGAGGCGCTCGGCCGCAACCGCCTTCGCGAGGAGCCCGAACTGGTCAAGGAGAGGGTGGGAGCCCTCACCAAGGACCGGCTCGCCACCCTGATCTACACCTCCGGCACCACCGGCCGTCCCAAGGGCGTCCGGCTCCCGCACGACAACTGGTCCTACATGGCCAAGGCCATCGCGGCGACGGGGCTCTCCCGCCCCGACGACGTCCAGTACCTGTGGCTGCCGCTCGCCCACGTCTTCGGGAAGGTGCTCACCTCCGGTCAGATCGAGGTCGGCCACGTCAGCGCCGTCGACGGTCGAGTCGACAGGATCGTCGAGAACCTCCCCGTGGTGCGCCCCACGTACATGGCCGCCGTGCCCCGCATCTTCGAGAAGGTCTACAACGGAGTCGCCGCCAAGGCGCGCGCGGGAGGCGCGGCCAAGTACAAGATCTTCCAGTGGGCGGCGGGGGTCGCGCGCGAGTACGCCCGCGTCACCCAGGACAACTTCCGCCGTACCGGGACGCCGAGCGCCCCCTACGGCCTGGCCGCCCGACACAAGGTGGCCGACGCCCTGGTCTACGCCAAGATCCGCGAGGCCTTCGGCGGCCGGCTGCGCGCCAGTGTCTCCGGCAGCGCCGCACTGGCTCCCGAGATCGGTTACTTCTTCGCCGGCGCCGGGATCCGTGTCCTGGAGGGTTACGGCCTCACCGAGTCGTCCGCCGCGTCCTTCGTCAACCCGGTCGAGGCCTTTCGCACCGGAACGGTCGGCAAGCCACTGCCCGGCACCGAGGTGCGCATCGCGGACGACGGCGAGATCCTGTTGCGCGGTCCGGGGATCATGGAGGGATACCACAAGCTCCCCGCCAAGACCGCCGAGGTCCTGGAGCCGGACGGCTGGCTGCACACCGGCGACATCGGCGAGCTGTCCCCCGACGGCTATCTGCGCATCACCGACCGCAAGAAGGACCTGATCAAGACCTCCAGCGGGAAGTACGTCGCCCCGGCGGAGGTCGAGGGTCAGTTCAAGGCGGTGTGCCCGTACGTCTCCAACATCCTGGTCCACGGCGCCGACCGGAACTACTGCACCGCACTCATCGCGCTCGACGAGGTCGCACTCGGGCAGTGGGCCGAGGAGAGGGGGCTGGGCGACCGGTCGTACGCGGAGATCGTCGCCGATCCCGCCACCGTCGAGATGGTGGACGGCTACGTCACCAGGCTCAACGAGAACCTGCAGCGTTGGCAGACGATCAAGAGATTCCGGCTGCTCCCGCGCGACCTCGACGTCGAGCACGGCGAGATCACACCCAGCCTCAAGCTCAAGCGGCCGGTGGTCGAGCGGGAGTACCAGCACCTGATCGAGGAGATGTACGAAGGGACCCGCGAGCGGTAG